The following DNA comes from Candidatus Syntrophosphaera sp..
GGCAGGCAGTGCCTTTGCAGACCCGGATGATGTGTTTGCCCTGTGGTTCGAGGCGAAACATGGAGTAGAAGGTCACCACGCCATAGATCTCAGCGGCGGAGACATTCATTTTTTCCGAGATGTATTTCAAAACCGGTCGGGACAGATAACCCTCGAGAGCTTGGGCTTCCTGTAAAAGCGGGATCAATGCCCCCTTCTTGCCCTGATACGCTGAAAGGATGGCATCCAGCTTGCTAATATCGTGCTCCATGGCGATTCCTCTTTTTAAGATCTGCACCCTTTCCAGCCAGAGTTTTTACGGAAAGGGCACTGAAATTGCAAATTTATGGAAGTACGGACTTTGTCAAATAAAAACGCACAGCGCTCTTGTGATAATGCAAAGCTGGACTGATGGCCTCCGCCATTTCGGTGTCATTGATGGCCTTCAAACACTAATGCCAGTCACCCGGGCAAAAGCGATTAACTATTTGATCACGAGCACTTTCCGGGTGGCTGAATGATCCCCGCTCTGGACCCGGATCAAATACAGGCCGGAAGCGACATCCGCGCCGGAGCCGTTTTTCCCGTCCCAGATCAGGTTGTGCGTTCCGGCTGGCAATGCTTCCGAAGC
Coding sequences within:
- the nuoE gene encoding NADH-quinone oxidoreductase subunit NuoE, whose protein sequence is MEHDISKLDAILSAYQGKKGALIPLLQEAQALEGYLSRPVLKYISEKMNVSAAEIYGVVTFYSMFRLEPQGKHIIRVCKGTACHVSDADGIKDALIETLKLAPGAVTTSDMKFTLMEVACLGCCSLAPVIMVDDQTFGKLTPEAIPGILDKFRF